One Kitasatospora sp. NBC_01266 genomic window carries:
- a CDS encoding FAD/NAD(P)-binding protein, with protein MSRSSTVQHIAVVGAGAAGTLTATRLLRHAAAEHRTGLRIWLIDPAPAGRGLAFGTEQPHHLLNVPAGRMSAHRDDPGHLVRWLAEHGERGTCGELYGEHDFIPRGRYGRYLADCLDAAGRLDGAPDLVRLHDRVVGIARQSDPAAAPLRLRLGSGQWLDFDAVVLALGNFAPGQGWAPPELRAAAGYLPDPWAPGALERVPEDRDVLLVGTGLTMVDMALSLRRPGRVVHALSRNGLVPQPHADAPLVVPPAPDIDASSGLDALRRAVLRQISSCRREYGDWRTGVDSLRPLTIALWQQLSTADQARLLGRDLRLWETHRHRIPPVSAAALRGAVDAGLVSLGRGTVAEALSTADGIEVRLDSGARQRFGAVLNCTGSQADLARVDDPLIADLLAGGLGSLAPVGGGFDTTAAGRLRPAADHVAAPLWTLGSLRRGNLLETTAIPEIRCQADDLARLLLDHSRLEPQGAAAPRR; from the coding sequence GTGAGCCGCAGCAGTACTGTCCAGCACATCGCCGTGGTCGGCGCGGGAGCCGCCGGCACCCTGACGGCGACCCGGCTGCTCCGGCACGCCGCCGCGGAGCACCGGACAGGGTTGCGGATCTGGCTGATCGACCCCGCGCCCGCCGGTCGCGGACTCGCCTTCGGCACCGAGCAGCCGCACCACCTGCTGAACGTCCCGGCCGGGCGGATGAGCGCGCACCGGGACGACCCGGGCCACCTGGTCCGCTGGCTGGCCGAACACGGCGAGCGCGGCACCTGCGGCGAGCTCTACGGCGAGCACGACTTCATCCCCCGGGGCCGGTACGGCCGCTACCTCGCCGACTGCCTCGACGCCGCCGGCCGGCTCGACGGCGCCCCCGACCTGGTCCGCCTGCACGACCGCGTGGTCGGCATCGCCCGCCAGTCGGACCCGGCCGCCGCACCGCTGCGCCTGCGGCTCGGCAGCGGGCAGTGGCTCGACTTCGACGCCGTGGTGCTGGCCCTGGGCAACTTCGCACCGGGCCAGGGCTGGGCACCGCCGGAGCTGCGCGCGGCGGCCGGCTACCTGCCCGACCCGTGGGCACCCGGCGCGCTGGAGCGGGTTCCCGAGGACCGCGACGTGCTGCTCGTCGGCACCGGCCTGACCATGGTGGACATGGCGCTCAGCCTGCGGCGCCCCGGCCGGGTCGTGCACGCCCTGTCGCGCAACGGGCTGGTCCCCCAGCCGCACGCCGACGCACCGCTGGTCGTCCCCCCGGCACCCGACATCGACGCCTCCTCGGGCCTCGACGCGCTGCGCCGGGCGGTGCTGCGGCAGATCTCCTCCTGCCGGCGCGAGTACGGCGACTGGCGGACGGGCGTGGACAGCCTTCGTCCCCTCACGATCGCCCTGTGGCAGCAGCTCTCCACCGCCGACCAGGCCCGACTGCTCGGCCGGGACCTGCGGCTCTGGGAGACCCACCGCCACCGGATCCCGCCGGTCAGCGCCGCCGCCCTGCGCGGCGCCGTCGACGCGGGCCTGGTCAGCCTCGGCCGCGGGACGGTGGCCGAGGCGCTCAGCACCGCGGACGGCATCGAGGTCCGGCTGGACAGCGGAGCGCGGCAGCGGTTCGGTGCCGTGCTGAACTGCACCGGCTCGCAGGCCGACCTGGCCCGGGTCGACGACCCGCTGATCGCCGACCTGCTCGCGGGCGGCCTGGGTTCCCTCGCCCCCGTCGGCGGCGGCTTCGACACCACCGCCGCCGGCCGGCTCCGCCCGGCGGCCGACCACGTCGCCGCACCGCTCTGGACGCTGGGCTCACTGCGCCGCGGCAACCTGCTGGAGACCACCGCCATCCCCGAGATCCGCTGCCAGGCCGACGACCTCGCACGGCTGCTGCTGGACCACAGCCGGCTGGAACCGCAGGGCGCCGCCGCACCGCGGCGCTGA
- a CDS encoding cysteine dioxygenase family protein, giving the protein MTSSIASGTVVARVTAPIDELIVAAREVIHRGLPPELTAHLVGELIAPLLGTSGLLTAEQCEGYPDRYRQHVLHAEADGSFSIVALVWLPGQQTSIHDHVSWCVTGVHQGQEHERRYRLMTDGRTSRLIPTEHVVNPTGAIAAFAPPGDIHRVRNAGAAKAISIHVYGADIARLGTSIRRTYRDPEGEQ; this is encoded by the coding sequence ATGACGTCTTCCATCGCGTCCGGCACGGTTGTCGCCCGGGTCACCGCGCCGATCGACGAGCTCATCGTCGCGGCCCGCGAGGTCATCCACCGCGGCCTGCCGCCGGAGCTGACCGCCCACCTGGTCGGCGAGCTGATCGCCCCGCTGCTCGGGACCTCCGGCCTGCTCACCGCCGAGCAGTGCGAGGGCTACCCCGACCGGTACCGCCAGCACGTGCTGCACGCCGAGGCCGACGGCAGCTTCTCGATCGTCGCGCTGGTCTGGCTGCCGGGCCAGCAGACCTCGATCCACGACCACGTCTCCTGGTGCGTCACCGGCGTGCACCAGGGGCAGGAGCACGAGCGCCGCTACCGGCTGATGACCGACGGGCGGACCTCCCGGCTGATCCCGACCGAGCACGTGGTGAACCCCACCGGCGCGATCGCCGCCTTCGCGCCGCCCGGCGACATCCACCGGGTGCGCAACGCCGGTGCGGCCAAGGCGATCTCCATCCATGTCTACGGCGCGGACATCGCCCGCCTGGGGACCAGCATCCGGCGGACCTACCGCGATCCCGAGGGCGAGCAGTGA
- a CDS encoding ATP-binding cassette domain-containing protein, protein MMTESEQSAIVARGLRKSYGEKTVLDGVDLNVPAGTIFSLLGPNGAGKTTTVQILSTLVRPDSGQVRIAGHDLAGEPDAVRAAIGVTGQFSAVDKLLTAEENLRLMADLRHLGKAEGRRRTAELLAGFDLVDVARKPAATFSGGMLRRLDLAMTLVGGPRIIFLDEPTTGLDPRSRRAMWQIIRDLVADGVTIFLTTQYLEEADQLADRIAVLDGGRLVAEGTAHELKRLVPGGHISLRFTDPGAFERAGRSFGEVTRDQDALTLQVPSDGGVQSLRSLLDRLDAEAIEVDGLTVHTPDLDDVFLALTGKPAGTSRPAQQPAKEMEAL, encoded by the coding sequence ATGATGACAGAGTCGGAGCAGTCGGCGATCGTGGCCAGGGGGCTGCGCAAGTCGTACGGCGAGAAGACCGTCCTTGACGGTGTCGATCTCAACGTCCCGGCGGGCACGATCTTCTCGCTGCTCGGGCCGAACGGGGCCGGCAAGACCACCACGGTGCAGATCCTCTCCACCCTGGTGCGGCCGGACAGCGGCCAGGTGCGGATCGCCGGGCACGATCTGGCGGGCGAGCCGGACGCGGTCCGGGCGGCGATCGGGGTCACGGGTCAGTTCTCGGCGGTGGACAAGTTGCTGACGGCCGAGGAGAACCTGCGGCTGATGGCCGATCTGCGCCACCTGGGCAAGGCCGAGGGGCGCCGGCGGACGGCCGAACTCCTGGCCGGCTTCGACCTGGTCGACGTGGCCAGGAAGCCGGCGGCCACCTTCTCCGGCGGGATGCTGCGGCGCCTGGACCTGGCGATGACCCTGGTGGGCGGCCCGCGGATCATCTTCCTGGACGAGCCGACCACCGGTCTCGACCCGCGCAGCCGGCGCGCGATGTGGCAGATCATCCGCGATCTGGTGGCCGACGGGGTGACTATCTTCCTGACCACCCAGTACCTCGAGGAGGCGGACCAACTCGCGGACCGGATCGCGGTGCTGGACGGCGGACGGCTGGTCGCCGAGGGCACCGCGCACGAGCTCAAGCGGCTGGTCCCGGGCGGGCACATCAGCCTGCGGTTCACCGACCCGGGCGCCTTCGAGCGGGCGGGGCGCTCGTTCGGCGAGGTGACCCGCGACCAGGACGCGCTCACCCTGCAGGTGCCCAGCGACGGCGGGGTGCAGTCGCTGCGCTCGCTGCTCGACCGGCTCGACGCCGAGGCGATCGAGGTCGACGGCCTGACCGTGCACACCCCCGACCTGGACGACGTGTTCCTCGCCCTCACCGGCAAGCCGGCCGGAACCTCCCGCCCCGCCCAGCAGCCCGCCAAGGAAATGGAAGCCCTCTGA